The Thalassophryne amazonica chromosome 20, fThaAma1.1, whole genome shotgun sequence sequence ACGTTCATATGTACAAATCTGCCTTTGGTGCATGTGTGCAGAATTGAATGTGCAGTGTTGTGGGCTCTTCTGTCCTGGCTTTTGATAATCCTCCTCCACAGCACTGATGGAACGCTGTAAATGGTGATGCAACCTTGAGCGGGCGTTAACTGCAAAAATAAACGTAGTAAGAAAGCACGGAGGAGGCGAGTGATGACTGATGTGGTTGTTGTGATTCATAGGGAGTCGATGGTGAAAACCTTTTGTTGGACTGCACACACTAATTGTGGGATTTATTGAAAAAGCGATACAAAGTAGGATTTAAGGGAGTGACTGACTGAAATTATATTTCACTCTTTATTTTGGCTGGACTTCAATTCTGTCCCGATTACAAAGCATTTAATATTTTTTCCTCCTCATAGATTAACAAAGTACCCTTGATAACTTTttgcttaaagctacagtgtgtagaatttagtgccatctagtggtgagactGCAGATTGCATTTTTGCCATTGGAAAAGAATATCTAATATACTCAGACTAGTATCCAGTATCTTTGTTTAAAGATGTAACTTTAAGGATGCCGTGGATGTACTTCAGATTTCAAGTCTTTCTCAGTAGCTGCTAATGCAAATCAAAATGTGGACAATGTTCTTTTGAAAGAACATCCAGTAAACTGGTACGTCCAGTGCTTCTGAAATAAATTCTACCATCACTGTCACATTTATGATGTAATGTCTGTATATGTGGATGTCTGCAGATATCCACGGTTTTGTTAATAATcgttttgtttttgtcctgtttgTATTCATGTCAGCGGCTGGCAGCGCTGAATGATTAATGGTTCAAGGCCGTGCAAAACAGCTGTTTAGCCCAGGCTAATATATGGCTgtaaagttgaagaaaatgagaaaagcATTTATTAGCGTGCAaacatctgcaaaaaaaaaaaaaaaagtaaaccaaGGTAACCTCCATACGAGTATTTTGCCAGGCTCCATTAATCTCAGTTTCATAATAATTGCATCTGTAGGTTTTTGCGTAATCCTACAAGAAATCTGAATTGGGAACAAACGAAATGATTGCTTCCTTTTCTGAGGTAACGTTGTTCACATTGCAGCATTGTTCGAGATGAGCCGGGGGAATGAAATAAAGTGCAGAAGCAGAGGCGGACCACAAGTGAAATGAGTCACTTTTGTCAATAGACTGTCTTCTACCTTCTAATTTATATTCCTCCTCATGCTCATGTATTCCGCCCCCTCCCCAAACTTTTCTTCACTTTGTGTCATTGATTGCTCTTCAGCATTGTACATCAAAGGCAAAGATGTGACCAAACTGGCGTCGATGGCCAAGTTAAAGGCGGGTCGTCTGACCAGGgagctgagtgacagctgcctgCAGTTCTGGGGAGGGATGGGCTTCACCAGTGAGGTGCTGGTCAGCCGGGTCTACAGGTAAGTGTGGCCCCTAGACATTATCTCACTGCCAACAACATGGACCCGTGTCACTGTGGTGGTTATTGTATGGGGCAACCTCTCTGGTTGAACACTGTGGTGTGCATTAGACCTAATAACGTTTTATATTAGAGAACATTATTTCAACTTAGgctttttttatgttttgggggTGGGCCATTTCATTCACTAAAAGAAAATAATGTAATCAGCACAGATTTCAAATGCACACCCCTGTGGTGAACCAGCTCATTAATGTTGTTGGACAGGGCAATTGGAAAACTAAATTGCATCTTTTCCCAATCAACAGGCATAAAGGTCCATAAGTGTCCAGCGGcagtttaatttttatttttttttttgccctcaaAACATCTTGAGCAGAGGTAGAAAACTATACTTCTTGTGATGttacttttctatttttttttgatGATACAGGACTTGTTGATGTGCTGACATTTTAATTTAGTTTCCACTGAGATGTTACTTGATTTGCAGTGTGTTGACACCTACTGTAAGAATAGTTTTTTTATTTAACATAATGCACTAAAATCACAACACAAACGATTTAATGTCGTTGACATTTCAGAATGTTAAATACctcaatgttttttttccccttcttaaacagggACTCCAGATTATTATCAATTGGTGCCGGAGCAGACGAGGTGATGCTCGCCATCATCTGCAAGTACATGGATACACTACCCAAGAAATGACATTATCAACACCTGACCCAGGAAACTTTTGTCCCAACGTCTAGCACACAGTAGACTAATTATAACCTCCCCCAGAGGTGGTTGTGTATTGTCATTTGATTAACAGGATGTCTCAAGAGTTTGACAGCACATTCTGTGAAACTATGTAATAATACTTGACTTTAATTTATGAACCTCATGCAGATCGGGAGTCGTGTTCAGTCAACATTTTTAGACTCTATCCCATTGGTTTTTGTATGTGCACACTTTGGGGTAACAGCGCCCCCACCAGGCCTTCAACCAGCTAAGAACAGATCAACAGGACTGTTGGACCTCTGTGGAGGAGGCATGCAGTCAAGTGTCCTTTATTTTATATTGATTTACAAAACACGTATGTTATTACTGACACGATCAATGAAGATTAGCTGTATTCTGCCTTAACGAGTGTTTAATAGCCGTACTATTTGCTAATGACAAACCTCACTTCCTTGCCTATCAAATTTTATTATCCGGGTgcatagaaatgaaaataaatgtcttGTTATCGATGTATAATTGACtggttaaaatgtattattaaacATTGAGTATTTTGTGGCTTATTTAAAGCACAAGAAAACACCATTTTTCTGAATGTCTCCATTCTGCCTGCTATGTAAGCATCTGTTTTTAGTGGTAAGAACATCCAAAAAGCatgtaaataaatgtttattccaacttttttgacatgttaaaacaGTAAATAGTGCAGTGAACTTCACAGATGATGTTATAACAGTTCAAAGTCACATAGGTGTTATTATCAACCTCACAGAAGATTCTTGGCAGTGTCACATCTTAACCATCAtctgtttgataaaaaaatatatgtaaatcaCCTCTTCCTTTGAAAATAGAGTGTGTTGTGAGAGGTTTCCAAAAGTCAGCTTCCACCTCCACCTGTCTGCTTAAAAACTTCAACCAATTATTAGTGATCATATTGCACATAATCATTTTATAGAATTAACACTCCAAAGCAACTTTAGGCGTGATGTGGCTCCTTGGACTTCTGTCTGTATCTGTACTCTTGCTTGTTttaacacacccactgagcccagTTAGACCCTGTGAGACACGACTACATAATCAATAGACAGCACCTCATTtccatttaagggtgattcttagactacgggcacttattatgtcctttgatcatattgtatgaaaaacagaaaaaaggggaataatgttttaaaatatctctgaataaaatatcagtaaaataatcaaaacataattggggtattcaatgtcatacaactgttgtgatttttttaaacaaaatgtagttgtcccgcactattgccgtaatttccaccacaacactgtaatgtccctaaacagtttgtatgaaagattgtttgggtagtttctatggagataaagtgacatcagagcacatgtatatagctccaaatcacaacaaacagttgccccaaggcactttatattgtaaggcaatggtgtggtggaaattacatttacaaggccaatagtgcccgtagttaaagaatcacccttaaagcaaCAGGAACCAGAAATTTGTTCAACTTGAAACCTTTTTATGTGATGCACCATTaccatcaagttttttttttggtggctaAAAACATTAACGCCTGTATTTAAGACACCCGGAGACTTTTGTTATTTTGCCAATAAGGTACTCGACCCCtctaaaaataaacacaaaaccaaCATGGAACTAAGATCGAGACTTGTCCTGTTTTATATCTGACTGACATGTTTCCTTGAGAGAACAAACCTTTATAATTTAAGTTTTAACCTGTGGGAGGAGTTTACCATTTTCACATAACAGGAATCAATTAATTTAACTTTGTTGCAGTCCATTAACTCCCCAATGGTCCACAATGACAACTTACAGACCACTGATAATTATGATGCCTTTGTTATACAACCAGCCGCAGACCTGACGCACTTTTCTCATTTTTGAGTGAACACAGGCACCATTCTAGAAATGTAGACGGACACATGTGCAACAGTCCTCCTGTGCCACCATCATACTGATGCTGTCTACAGATGCAGACTTGGAACAGACTGGGGAGGAGCACGTGGCATTCAAGGTCCAAGTCCATCAGGATCCTCTTATCACCTCAGCTTGATGAACCAGTACAAGACAAAGAAGACAAAAAAGCAGAAGAGCAGCATGTAGCACAGCAGTTTGGTCTGGCTGCCTCGGGACAGCCGCTTCACTCGGCCTATAGTGGCCCCCAGCAGACCCCCGGTTGAGTCAAAGTCCGTGTCCTGAGGTTGAGATAAAGCCACGGAAACGAACGTAAGCAGGATAGTTGGTTTAACACTGACTTCGTTACACCACTGTATCAAGTGAAACTCACCATTTCATCCAACATTTTGTTGTGGTGCTTCACTTCTGTTCCGATGTCAATCGACAGCTACAAAAATGAAGTAACAGTTCATATAAGAAAGAGACAGcgaagtccataagtatttggacaatttcCAATATTGCCTCAATTCACCACCACAATGAAGCTGAAATGAAGCAATCCAGATGTGTTTGTAGTgcagtcactgaatatatctttgcCTTCATTTACATCCACCATGTAAATGAAGGCAAAAAAAGGCAGTGTCTATTAGAACGCATCATAAAGGTTATTATCTAGGTATTTTTATGACAAGGGGGAAGTTCTGATGATGCCTGCACAGAGTACTAATTTTGCACATGGAAAGTTCGAGATGATACCCTGTAGTCACCTTCTTGCAAATATCACTGTTTCcagtgattttatttacatctgtAAAATAATCCCACTGTGTTAATTCACTCAGTCATCACTGCGTTCATGCACCACTGGTGGTCATGGTGGATGTTGCTGTGCGCAAAATATGCATGTTTGAATGCGCAGGATACAATAACAGCTGAGCAGAAGCAAAGAGGTCATGTACTCATATGTGCTTTACACGTGTTCT is a genomic window containing:
- the LOC117501980 gene encoding BET1 homolog, which codes for MRRAGLGEGSPGNYVASGYSVYEDENEQLQEGLRAKVSALKSLSIDIGTEVKHHNKMLDEMDTDFDSTGGLLGATIGRVKRLSRGSQTKLLCYMLLFCFFVFFVLYWFIKLR